One stretch of Pradoshia sp. D12 DNA includes these proteins:
- a CDS encoding MFS transporter, translated as MSSQTDTDKISFWCLASIAAVPLIMTLGNSMLIPVLPILEKRVGISSFQSSLIITSYSIASILLIPIAGYLSDRFGRKMILLPSLVLAFIGGLVSGFASWKMENPFMVIIIGRIIQGIGSSGAFPIILPLVGDLFKDDDKASSVLGIVETSNTFGKVLSPVLGAALAISLWFLPFFAISFLSLVTFFMILFCIKLPKKTEEPPTLKEFLKDTKKIFKKDGSWLYSVFLTGAFVMLILFAIQFYLSSILESKYDIHQIKKGLVLAVPLFFLCVASFITGKKIKDNIKLMKILILASIIVSAIAITFTTYFDNIYILIGVLSIFGAGLGTILPSLDAIITENIDKKQRGTITSFYSSARFFGVAAGPPLMSYFMKHNQSYLFYSFGAISLILFFIVLKFIKSDEKAAT; from the coding sequence ATGAGTTCACAAACGGATACCGATAAAATTAGTTTTTGGTGTTTGGCCAGTATAGCAGCAGTGCCACTAATAATGACATTAGGTAATTCAATGCTTATCCCTGTTCTACCTATTTTAGAAAAGAGAGTTGGAATCTCCTCTTTCCAATCCAGTTTGATTATTACAAGCTATTCAATCGCCTCCATCCTTTTAATACCGATTGCAGGATATTTATCCGACCGTTTTGGGAGGAAAATGATCTTACTGCCTAGTTTAGTTTTAGCTTTTATCGGCGGGCTAGTATCAGGCTTTGCCTCTTGGAAAATGGAAAATCCATTTATGGTCATTATAATAGGACGGATCATTCAAGGAATAGGATCATCTGGTGCTTTTCCAATCATATTACCCTTAGTTGGCGATCTTTTTAAAGACGATGATAAAGCAAGCTCTGTTCTGGGAATTGTGGAAACATCCAATACCTTTGGAAAAGTTTTAAGTCCCGTACTTGGAGCTGCATTAGCCATTTCTCTATGGTTTCTTCCTTTCTTTGCTATCTCTTTTTTAAGTTTAGTCACATTTTTTATGATTCTTTTTTGTATAAAGTTGCCAAAGAAAACAGAAGAACCTCCTACACTAAAAGAATTTTTAAAGGATACCAAAAAAATATTTAAGAAGGATGGGTCATGGTTATACAGTGTATTCCTGACAGGGGCATTCGTCATGTTAATATTGTTTGCCATCCAGTTTTATTTATCTTCCATACTTGAATCCAAGTATGATATTCATCAAATTAAAAAGGGACTTGTGCTTGCTGTTCCCCTATTTTTCTTGTGTGTTGCTTCATTTATCACCGGAAAAAAAATAAAAGATAATATTAAATTAATGAAAATCCTAATTCTGGCTTCTATCATTGTTAGCGCGATTGCCATCACCTTTACAACTTATTTCGATAATATCTATATATTAATCGGAGTATTATCGATTTTTGGTGCCGGCCTTGGGACGATTTTACCGTCACTGGATGCAATTATTACTGAAAACATCGATAAAAAACAAAGAGGAACAATCACATCTTTTTACAGCTCGGCACGATTTTTTGGTGTAGCAGCAGGTCCTCCACTCATGTCTTATTTTATGAAGCATAATCAATCTTATCTTTTTTATAGCTTTGGTGCTATTTCATTGATTTTATTCTTTATTGTTCTCAAATTTATAAAGAGTGATGAAAAAGCAGCTACCTAA
- a CDS encoding Bax inhibitor-1 family protein, translated as MNSYTETNKYHIPAVIRTFALSLAISLIGFIVGNFVPPSLFLPLMIIEFGMLIAAFFVRRRKILSYSFLYAFTFISGITLYPVIANYLVTIGPQPIIMSLAATVVVFGGLSLYAATTKRDLTFLSGFLLAALLAILVIGIFNIFSPLSSTAMLVYSFIGILVFSGYVLYDVNRMKQYGVPEDEIPLAALNLYLDFVNLFLFILRFIGILSSDD; from the coding sequence ATGAATTCATATACGGAAACCAATAAATATCACATTCCAGCCGTTATCAGAACTTTCGCTTTATCATTAGCTATTTCTTTAATTGGCTTTATTGTAGGTAATTTTGTTCCTCCATCCTTGTTCTTGCCACTGATGATTATAGAATTCGGTATGCTTATTGCGGCGTTTTTTGTGAGAAGAAGGAAAATTCTCTCATATAGTTTCTTATATGCGTTTACTTTTATATCAGGCATCACCTTATATCCTGTAATCGCAAACTATTTAGTAACAATAGGACCGCAGCCCATTATCATGAGCTTGGCTGCTACAGTAGTTGTATTTGGCGGACTCTCTCTCTACGCCGCGACAACAAAGCGGGATTTAACATTTTTAAGCGGATTTCTGTTAGCCGCATTGCTCGCCATCCTGGTTATTGGGATTTTCAATATTTTTTCACCTTTATCTTCTACTGCCATGCTTGTCTATTCATTTATAGGTATACTCGTATTCAGCGGATACGTATTATATGATGTGAACCGTATGAAACAGTACGGAGTACCTGAAGATGAAATCCCATTGGCTGCACTCAATTTATATCTTGATTTTGTTAACCTGTTCCTTTTTATCCTTAGATTTATTGGTATTTTATCTTCGGATGATTAG
- a CDS encoding metallophosphoesterase family protein: protein MNFTFIHAADIHLDSPLKGLSRYEGAPVEKLRSATRDAFKNMIDFAIKEKVHFIIIAGDLYDGDWKDYNTGLFFANEMARLKMHQIPVYMIKGNHDAASIITKEIKLPDNVYIFDDKKCKSMFIDELGVALHGQGFSTRAVTDNLAKSYPQKEDGYFNIGILHTSAVGREGHENYAPCSIEDMKGKEYDYWALGHIHKREFLCEKNPVILFPGNIQSRHSKETGPKGCSLIKVSDGQIQELNHISLDVLRWEIIEIDATPLGDYDQFLQKIEEQLENYLDTADGRMLAARVVVSGNTSLYQELMKNKEKVLNDIRSAAFAVGHGQIWIEKIKNKTAPPLESNHFSDENNPVTSIFNWLEKSDMDELLEDVRKEFSAITNVLPTDLKRGENMVIPDSVAMLEEKLEEVKQLVSLELQMEGGK, encoded by the coding sequence GTGAACTTTACATTTATCCATGCTGCTGATATCCATTTAGATAGTCCATTAAAAGGTTTATCAAGATATGAAGGAGCACCAGTCGAAAAGTTGCGCAGTGCTACCAGAGATGCATTTAAAAATATGATTGATTTTGCTATTAAAGAAAAAGTGCATTTCATCATTATTGCAGGTGATTTATATGATGGGGATTGGAAGGATTACAATACAGGTCTCTTTTTTGCAAACGAAATGGCAAGGCTAAAAATGCATCAAATCCCTGTTTATATGATTAAAGGGAATCATGATGCAGCAAGTATCATTACTAAAGAAATAAAACTTCCTGATAATGTTTATATTTTTGATGATAAAAAATGCAAAAGTATGTTTATAGATGAACTTGGAGTGGCCCTACATGGTCAAGGATTTTCAACACGTGCTGTAACAGATAATCTTGCTAAAAGCTATCCGCAAAAGGAAGATGGATATTTCAATATTGGGATTTTGCATACATCGGCAGTAGGCCGGGAAGGACATGAGAATTATGCCCCCTGTTCCATAGAGGACATGAAGGGGAAAGAATATGACTATTGGGCTCTTGGGCATATTCATAAACGGGAGTTTTTATGTGAGAAAAACCCAGTCATTCTCTTTCCAGGCAATATTCAAAGCCGGCACAGCAAAGAGACAGGTCCAAAAGGATGTTCCTTGATTAAAGTTAGCGATGGTCAGATACAGGAATTAAATCATATATCACTGGATGTATTACGCTGGGAGATCATTGAGATAGATGCGACCCCCCTTGGTGATTACGATCAATTTCTCCAGAAAATCGAAGAGCAGCTGGAAAATTACCTAGATACTGCAGATGGTAGAATGCTCGCAGCCAGAGTAGTCGTCAGTGGCAATACTTCTTTATATCAGGAGCTTATGAAAAATAAAGAAAAAGTATTAAATGACATTAGATCTGCAGCTTTTGCCGTTGGACATGGGCAAATATGGATAGAGAAAATAAAGAATAAAACGGCTCCACCGTTAGAGTCCAATCATTTCTCTGATGAAAATAACCCAGTGACCTCCATTTTTAACTGGCTTGAGAAAAGTGATATGGATGAATTGCTCGAAGATGTAAGAAAAGAGTTTTCTGCGATTACTAACGTATTACCGACCGATTTAAAAAGAGGAGAGAATATGGTTATTCCTGATTCAGTTGCCATGCTGGAAGAAAAACTGGAGGAAGTTAAACAACTGGTGAGCCTTGAGTTACAAATGGAAGGAGGTAAATAA
- a CDS encoding YhaN family protein — protein MRFEELNLTAFGHFTDYPVNFQPNQSLHVVYGNNEAGKSTMLRSITQLLYGIPHNSKDSFLHPNSNLRIKARLSNSSGNTLSFIRRKGKSKTILNEAGEALPDNVLLPYINVLSEETFRNMFALNHETLREGGEALLESNGSVGESLFAAASGINTVKKIMQEFDSASKELYKSGGSKPKINELLKKEKELTRRLNDSQMLARQWMQLEDDYLHGKKQLDELREHYLQVDATLKKLSKLNQAAPILIERDRLIEQQKSFTEIPDLPNDFNLQRENVLNELKHADENAKISNTEIMALEEKLAKLDIDEKLLTCESRIQSLFSQVGAYEKENKDLHVNEAKAEQALNRMNDILLKLGYSRVDSVNIEDFRIAISRKEKIRMLYKQYGILHETIKEINKRHESLKETVALKRAEWEGFGEVKNIAKLKLVLDHAQIEGNIEKTIDVLSEEMKDLKDKSMEELNYLPLWDGSVEEFDSFYISILEETINQYIGQLERFNEDKTNLERSIKVEKTIILEAEKSIAELEALSVIPTEDDLERTRQIRDHGWSLIKNKLKGEDIDREAIKEYCSQQEVEEKFEHDLKTTDELSDTMWKESAKVGMKNKSLQDIKRSETKIAAAETQLQFLKDEMNLFFQQWNELWQPFGIEPLSPTEMKEWVRKYTVIKQNQGEYKKKQKLWDELTEKRLAIKSRLYLALSEVIDDLDTQVSEWTLTDLIREANRVVHLATERFNEKNSLEKEWKSKAADLKQIEQELASKQSELVNWREAWEDATKPLQVESQAPIDYTMERLDKYNELTTTYDEWADINSKAKAGMLFVQDYVDHIRIVANTLQLPEPINIQSFIYDLTNQLQEQKKCKQNQLEWQGQLDKRKKEYRLAKDKKEMALNRLDELLQTASVKTIEEMQIIEDKYRQKQKLSAELINLEKVLLEIGNGLSIQEMKDEIDKLDLDFMESEMAELKAELADLEEKRTEQNQIFGVCRKEYEEKIKGNSYAAVQAAEERESILAELAELTDQYVQKKLATFVLQKGIEYFRSENQNPILTKASKLFAKLTLNSFEGLTVDYNEKDEEVLLGLRNNEKIGIDAMSDGTKDQLYLSLRVASIEKYCEENEPIPFIVDDILVHFDNERSKITLSILKELSKKTQVIFFTHHYHLLDLLEETLSHEEYQLIHIHKEAVMS, from the coding sequence ATGCGTTTTGAAGAGTTAAATCTGACTGCGTTTGGTCATTTTACTGATTACCCGGTTAACTTTCAGCCAAATCAATCTTTACACGTAGTGTATGGAAATAATGAAGCTGGAAAGAGTACTATGCTGCGTTCTATTACTCAACTCTTGTATGGCATTCCGCATAATTCTAAGGATTCATTTTTACATCCCAATTCCAATTTACGTATAAAGGCCCGCCTATCCAATTCATCGGGTAATACTCTGTCCTTCATACGAAGGAAAGGAAAGTCAAAGACCATTCTTAATGAGGCGGGAGAAGCATTACCAGATAATGTTTTATTACCGTATATAAATGTGCTGTCAGAGGAAACATTCCGAAATATGTTTGCACTCAATCATGAAACTTTGCGAGAAGGCGGAGAAGCTTTGCTTGAGTCAAATGGAAGCGTCGGAGAGAGCTTATTTGCTGCAGCTTCAGGGATAAATACAGTAAAGAAAATTATGCAGGAATTTGATTCGGCAAGTAAAGAATTATATAAATCAGGTGGTTCAAAACCAAAAATAAACGAATTATTAAAGAAAGAAAAAGAGTTAACTCGCCGACTTAATGATTCGCAAATGCTCGCCAGACAATGGATGCAGCTGGAGGATGATTATCTTCATGGTAAGAAACAGCTGGATGAATTAAGAGAGCATTACCTCCAGGTAGACGCAACTCTAAAAAAATTATCGAAGTTAAACCAAGCTGCTCCTATTCTTATTGAAAGAGACAGATTAATAGAGCAACAAAAGAGCTTCACTGAAATTCCGGATTTACCCAACGATTTTAATTTACAAAGAGAAAATGTATTAAATGAATTAAAACATGCTGATGAAAATGCCAAAATATCCAATACAGAAATAATGGCGCTTGAAGAGAAGTTAGCCAAACTGGATATCGATGAAAAACTTTTAACATGTGAGTCTAGGATTCAATCTCTTTTCAGCCAAGTTGGTGCATACGAGAAAGAGAATAAAGACTTACATGTAAATGAGGCAAAGGCTGAGCAGGCACTCAATCGGATGAACGATATTCTCCTTAAGCTGGGCTATAGTAGGGTAGATAGTGTCAATATTGAGGATTTTAGAATTGCCATTTCTCGCAAAGAAAAAATCCGTATGCTTTATAAGCAATATGGGATTTTACATGAAACGATAAAAGAAATAAATAAACGACATGAAAGTCTAAAGGAAACTGTTGCTTTAAAGCGTGCGGAATGGGAAGGTTTTGGAGAAGTAAAGAATATTGCCAAGCTTAAACTTGTGCTTGACCATGCCCAGATAGAAGGAAATATTGAAAAAACCATAGATGTTTTATCAGAGGAAATGAAGGATCTTAAAGACAAATCAATGGAAGAGCTAAACTATTTACCACTATGGGATGGTTCGGTAGAGGAGTTTGATTCCTTTTACATTTCCATTTTAGAAGAAACTATTAATCAGTACATCGGGCAACTTGAAAGATTTAATGAAGATAAAACAAATTTAGAGCGCAGTATTAAGGTTGAAAAAACGATTATTTTGGAAGCGGAGAAATCGATTGCTGAATTAGAAGCCTTGTCTGTTATTCCTACAGAAGATGATTTAGAGAGAACCCGTCAGATTCGCGACCATGGTTGGAGCTTAATTAAGAATAAACTTAAAGGTGAAGACATTGATCGTGAAGCAATTAAGGAATACTGCAGTCAGCAAGAGGTAGAAGAAAAATTTGAGCATGATTTAAAAACAACGGATGAACTTTCAGATACTATGTGGAAAGAATCTGCAAAGGTGGGCATGAAGAATAAGTCGTTGCAGGATATAAAGAGATCTGAAACCAAAATTGCAGCTGCAGAGACACAGCTGCAGTTCCTTAAAGATGAGATGAATCTGTTTTTTCAACAGTGGAATGAGCTATGGCAGCCGTTCGGTATTGAGCCATTATCGCCAACTGAAATGAAAGAATGGGTAAGAAAATACACGGTTATTAAGCAGAATCAAGGCGAATATAAAAAGAAACAGAAACTTTGGGATGAGCTGACAGAAAAACGATTGGCTATCAAAAGCCGTTTATACCTTGCCCTGTCAGAAGTAATCGATGATCTAGATACTCAAGTGTCAGAATGGACACTCACAGACTTAATAAGAGAAGCAAATAGAGTAGTCCATTTAGCAACAGAGCGTTTCAATGAGAAGAATTCATTGGAAAAAGAGTGGAAGAGCAAGGCTGCTGATCTTAAACAAATCGAGCAGGAGCTGGCGAGCAAGCAAAGTGAATTAGTCAATTGGAGAGAAGCATGGGAGGATGCTACTAAACCCTTGCAAGTTGAAAGTCAGGCTCCGATTGATTACACAATGGAAAGGCTTGATAAGTACAATGAATTGACTACTACGTATGATGAATGGGCAGATATCAATAGCAAAGCAAAAGCTGGCATGTTATTTGTACAGGATTATGTAGATCATATCAGAATTGTAGCTAACACGTTACAGTTACCTGAACCAATAAATATCCAATCCTTTATCTATGATTTAACGAATCAGTTGCAGGAGCAGAAAAAGTGTAAGCAAAATCAACTCGAATGGCAAGGACAATTGGATAAACGGAAAAAAGAATATCGGTTAGCGAAGGATAAGAAAGAGATGGCGCTTAATCGTCTTGATGAATTGTTACAGACAGCAAGTGTAAAGACCATCGAGGAAATGCAAATTATTGAAGATAAATATCGACAAAAGCAAAAGCTGTCTGCAGAACTGATCAATCTGGAGAAGGTGTTACTTGAGATTGGCAATGGCTTATCGATTCAAGAAATGAAGGATGAAATAGACAAGCTTGATTTAGATTTTATGGAAAGTGAAATGGCAGAATTAAAGGCAGAGCTTGCAGATTTGGAAGAGAAAAGAACGGAACAGAACCAAATCTTTGGTGTATGCAGAAAAGAATATGAAGAAAAGATTAAGGGAAATTCATATGCAGCTGTTCAGGCCGCAGAAGAAAGAGAAAGTATCCTGGCTGAGCTCGCAGAATTGACCGATCAATATGTCCAAAAAAAATTAGCTACATTTGTATTACAGAAGGGAATAGAATATTTCCGTTCCGAAAATCAAAATCCGATTTTAACAAAAGCATCAAAACTGTTTGCAAAATTAACACTGAACTCCTTTGAAGGATTGACTGTTGATTATAATGAAAAGGATGAAGAAGTACTACTGGGTTTAAGAAATAACGAGAAAATTGGAATAGACGCGATGAGTGATGGAACAAAAGATCAATTGTATTTATCCTTAAGAGTTGCAAGCATAGAAAAATATTGTGAGGAAAATGAACCTATTCCATTTATTGTCGATGATATTCTTGTTCACTTTGATAATGAACGTTCAAAAATTACGTTATCTATCTTAAAAGAATTATCGAAAAAAACTCAAGTTATCTTTTTCACTCATCATTATCATTTATTGGATTTGTTGGAGGAAACATTGTCGCATGAGGAGTATCAATTGATTCACATTCATAAAGAGGCCGTCATGAGCTGA
- a CDS encoding formate/nitrite transporter family protein, whose amino-acid sequence MEEQGLQYLVALAKKKKRLLDHFPLHYFLRAMMAGIFVGFVIITCFRTGEYFRVADSPFAYLFPALFFGIALILIIYGGAELFTGNTAYFTVAYMRNEVTLRDLGRNWGACYLGNAVGAIFFAILFYLTGIFSHIPNEHLMHEIVSYKMHGSVSALFFKGILCNWLVCLACYLPSQVKGDGAKMAMMIAVVFLFFSSGFEHSIANLSLFSIALVSPHPDTITIGNAIYNLIPVTLGNIVGGAIFVGMLYQFLSKSSTKLQLQDNMNKISEITEKENTK is encoded by the coding sequence ATGGAAGAACAAGGATTACAGTATTTAGTTGCCCTTGCAAAGAAAAAGAAAAGGCTGTTAGACCATTTTCCTCTTCATTATTTCTTAAGAGCGATGATGGCAGGAATATTTGTAGGGTTTGTAATCATTACCTGCTTTAGAACAGGAGAATATTTCAGGGTAGCCGACTCACCTTTTGCATACCTATTCCCGGCACTTTTCTTTGGTATCGCATTAATACTCATTATTTACGGTGGGGCAGAGCTATTTACCGGTAATACCGCTTATTTCACTGTCGCTTATATGCGTAATGAGGTAACTCTCAGAGATTTAGGCCGAAACTGGGGCGCTTGTTATCTTGGCAATGCTGTTGGGGCAATCTTCTTTGCCATTTTATTTTACCTTACAGGCATATTCAGCCACATTCCAAACGAGCATTTAATGCACGAAATTGTTTCTTATAAAATGCATGGATCTGTTTCAGCTTTATTCTTTAAAGGAATCCTTTGTAACTGGCTTGTTTGTTTAGCTTGTTACTTGCCTAGCCAAGTAAAAGGTGACGGAGCTAAAATGGCAATGATGATTGCAGTTGTATTTTTATTCTTCTCATCAGGCTTTGAACATAGCATTGCAAACTTATCATTATTCTCAATTGCATTAGTATCACCACATCCTGATACCATTACAATCGGAAATGCCATCTACAATTTGATTCCTGTTACTTTGGGTAATATTGTCGGTGGAGCAATATTTGTAGGAATGTTATATCAGTTCTTAAGTAAATCAAGCACAAAGCTTCAATTACAGGACAACATGAATAAAATCTCTGAAATCACTGAGAAAGAAAATACAAAATAA
- a CDS encoding peptide chain release factor 3 translates to MTNLKEQIESRRTFAIISHPDAGKTTLTEKLLLFGGAIRDAGTVKGRKTGKYATSDWMEIEKQRGISVTSSVMQFDYNGTRVNILDTPGHQDFSEDTYRTLMAVDSAVMIIDAAKGIEAQTLKLFKVCRMRGIPIFTFINKMDRQGKLPLELLAELEEVLGIESYPMNWPIGMGKDFFGIYDRYYNRIEMFKAEDEERYLKLNEEGEVEDENHSIVESPLYEQTLEEVLLLNEAGNEFSREKVRNGELIPVFFGSALTNFGVQTFLDTYLEFAPKPQPRPSSVGPVEPVQDTFSGFIFKIQANMNPMHRDRIAFLRICSGKFERGMTVQLSRTGKPMKLNNSTQFLAEERNNIAEAVAGDIIGLYDTGTYQIGDTLTSGKEAFSFERLPQFTPEMFVRVSAKNVLKQKHFHKGINQLVQEGAIQLFKTVGIESYILGAVGQLQFEVFEHRMKNEYNTEVIMERMGDKIARWTTNEKIDEKLSSSRSLLVRDRYDQYAFLFENDFALRWFQEKNPSIELYNPMDQHER, encoded by the coding sequence ATGACAAATTTAAAAGAACAGATAGAATCAAGAAGAACCTTTGCAATTATTTCTCACCCTGACGCAGGTAAAACGACGTTAACAGAAAAGTTGCTCTTATTTGGTGGCGCAATCCGTGACGCTGGAACTGTAAAAGGACGTAAAACCGGTAAATATGCGACAAGCGACTGGATGGAAATTGAGAAGCAGCGTGGAATTTCCGTAACCTCTAGTGTTATGCAGTTTGACTATAATGGGACCCGTGTTAATATCCTCGACACACCTGGACACCAAGATTTCAGTGAAGATACGTACCGTACATTAATGGCTGTTGATAGCGCAGTTATGATTATTGATGCTGCCAAAGGGATTGAAGCACAAACATTGAAATTATTTAAGGTTTGTCGCATGAGAGGAATTCCTATTTTCACATTTATTAATAAAATGGATCGCCAAGGTAAATTGCCGCTTGAGCTATTGGCTGAGTTGGAGGAAGTGCTTGGAATAGAATCCTATCCAATGAACTGGCCAATCGGGATGGGTAAAGACTTCTTCGGTATTTATGACCGTTATTATAACCGAATTGAAATGTTTAAGGCTGAAGATGAAGAGAGATACTTAAAATTGAATGAAGAAGGCGAAGTAGAAGATGAAAATCACTCTATTGTTGAGTCTCCTTTATATGAGCAAACATTGGAAGAAGTGTTATTGTTAAATGAAGCAGGAAATGAATTTTCGCGTGAAAAAGTCAGAAATGGTGAATTAATTCCTGTATTCTTTGGAAGTGCCCTTACTAATTTTGGCGTTCAGACATTTTTGGATACGTATTTAGAGTTTGCGCCAAAGCCTCAGCCAAGACCATCATCCGTGGGGCCGGTTGAACCCGTTCAGGATACTTTTTCAGGATTTATATTTAAAATCCAAGCAAATATGAATCCGATGCACCGTGACCGAATTGCCTTTTTGCGCATTTGCTCAGGTAAGTTTGAACGTGGGATGACTGTTCAATTAAGCCGAACAGGCAAGCCTATGAAACTTAATAATTCAACACAATTTCTTGCAGAGGAAAGAAACAATATTGCTGAAGCAGTAGCAGGAGATATTATCGGATTATATGATACAGGAACCTATCAGATTGGTGATACGCTAACTTCAGGAAAAGAAGCATTTTCTTTCGAACGTCTGCCACAATTTACACCTGAAATGTTTGTACGTGTCAGCGCTAAAAATGTATTAAAACAAAAGCATTTTCACAAGGGAATTAATCAGCTTGTACAGGAAGGTGCCATTCAATTATTTAAAACAGTTGGGATTGAATCCTATATTCTTGGAGCAGTCGGACAGTTACAGTTTGAGGTATTTGAGCACCGTATGAAAAATGAGTATAATACAGAAGTTATCATGGAAAGAATGGGTGACAAGATTGCCCGTTGGACAACGAATGAAAAAATCGATGAAAAGCTTTCAAGTTCAAGAAGTCTTTTGGTACGCGATCGCTATGATCAATATGCTTTCTTATTCGAAAATGACTTTGCACTGCGTTGGTTCCAGGAAAAAAATCCTTCTATAGAACTATATAATCCAATGGATCAGCACGAACGTTAA
- a CDS encoding SDR family oxidoreductase, whose amino-acid sequence MKHVYFFTGFPGFISNQLIRELKKQDQLFNKVIAIVLPSVWHKAVSERLKIINEFNLDENQFILIEGDITKPGLNISKKESGFKKGEITHFFHLAAIYDLAVPKNIAYLVNVDGTHNVNDYVLTLPNLLRYTYFSTAYVAGRREGKLYEHELIKPDKFKNYYEETKYEAEVLVRKIMDHVPVTVIRPGIVKGNTLTGETIKFDGPYFILNFLDRIRYLPIIPNITKSTCVINLVPVDYIIKATAYLTLSPKGAGKTYHLTDPNPYTVTDIYKLFLKGYNGKRPIGYLPFGLTKMALSIKPIRKFLGVEVESLDYFTWKGEFDCVQAQADLAEGGILCPDFKEGVVPMVEYYRANKNNRAFHIEIT is encoded by the coding sequence ATGAAACATGTCTATTTTTTTACCGGGTTTCCAGGTTTTATTTCAAATCAACTAATAAGAGAGCTAAAAAAACAGGATCAGTTATTTAATAAAGTGATTGCTATTGTACTGCCGTCTGTGTGGCATAAGGCTGTCAGTGAAAGATTAAAAATTATAAACGAGTTCAATTTAGATGAAAATCAGTTTATCCTTATTGAAGGAGACATCACCAAACCCGGTTTAAACATCAGTAAAAAAGAAAGCGGTTTCAAAAAGGGAGAAATTACCCATTTTTTTCACTTAGCTGCGATTTATGATTTAGCTGTTCCAAAAAATATAGCCTATTTGGTGAATGTCGATGGAACACACAATGTAAATGATTATGTATTGACCCTTCCTAACCTATTGAGGTATACCTATTTTAGTACAGCTTATGTAGCTGGAAGACGTGAAGGAAAGCTGTATGAGCATGAATTAATTAAACCAGATAAATTTAAAAATTATTATGAAGAAACCAAATATGAAGCAGAAGTCCTTGTTCGAAAGATTATGGATCATGTTCCTGTTACAGTCATTCGGCCGGGTATCGTAAAAGGAAATACCCTAACTGGAGAAACCATTAAATTTGACGGCCCATATTTTATATTAAATTTCCTCGACAGAATCAGATACCTTCCAATTATCCCTAATATAACTAAGTCAACCTGTGTGATCAATTTGGTTCCTGTTGACTATATAATAAAAGCAACAGCTTATTTAACTTTAAGCCCTAAAGGTGCTGGAAAAACATATCATTTAACGGATCCTAATCCATATACGGTTACAGATATTTATAAGTTGTTTTTGAAAGGGTATAATGGAAAACGACCAATTGGGTATTTGCCGTTCGGGCTGACGAAAATGGCTTTATCAATCAAGCCAATAAGAAAGTTTCTGGGTGTGGAAGTTGAATCACTTGATTATTTCACCTGGAAAGGAGAATTTGATTGTGTACAGGCACAGGCTGATTTAGCTGAAGGGGGCATTTTATGTCCTGATTTTAAGGAAGGTGTAGTGCCAATGGTTGAATATTATAGAGCCAATAAGAACAATCGGGCGTTTCATATAGAGATTACATAA